The following are encoded together in the Pyramidobacter piscolens W5455 genome:
- a CDS encoding ABC transporter ATP-binding protein encodes MSSITLNEVTKSYGSVQVIRKFSSVFRDREFVTLLGPSGCGKTTMLRMIAGFEKPTSGEILIDDAVVSGRGQFVPPNRRNIGMVFQSYAVWPHMDVFDNVAYPLKIQGLSRGEIKKRVFDILEAVHLTQYVKRLPNELSGGQQQRVALGRALVCNPRVLLLDEPLSNLDAKLRESMRFEIKDMQRRFGITVVYVTHDQTEAMAMSDRVIVFNKGAVQQMDTPTNIYRRPANQFVADFVGKINFIRGAASDGRVDFPGGQWMAYGGERRGPVVVAVRPENMVMRRDRGVLKGTLAKAYYLGDTNDCRVRIGDADVRVIAAGHTYGQIPEGEELWLDFDEYLVFEDDGADQTRILS; translated from the coding sequence ATGTCTTCGATTACGTTGAATGAAGTGACCAAATCCTACGGCAGCGTTCAGGTGATCCGGAAGTTCAGCAGCGTCTTCCGCGACCGTGAGTTTGTGACGCTGCTGGGGCCTTCCGGCTGCGGCAAGACGACGATGCTGCGCATGATCGCCGGTTTCGAGAAGCCCACTTCGGGCGAGATCCTCATCGACGACGCCGTCGTCAGCGGCCGCGGCCAGTTCGTGCCGCCCAACCGCCGCAACATCGGCATGGTCTTTCAATCCTACGCCGTGTGGCCGCACATGGACGTGTTCGACAACGTCGCCTATCCGCTCAAGATCCAGGGGCTGTCCCGCGGCGAAATCAAGAAGCGCGTTTTCGATATTTTGGAGGCCGTTCACCTGACGCAGTACGTCAAGCGGCTGCCCAACGAGCTTTCCGGCGGCCAGCAGCAGCGCGTCGCGTTGGGGCGCGCGCTGGTGTGCAATCCGCGCGTGCTGCTGCTCGACGAGCCGCTGTCCAACCTCGACGCCAAACTGCGCGAGTCGATGCGCTTCGAGATCAAGGACATGCAGCGCCGCTTCGGCATCACCGTGGTCTACGTCACTCACGACCAGACCGAGGCCATGGCCATGAGCGACCGCGTCATCGTCTTCAACAAAGGCGCGGTGCAGCAGATGGACACGCCGACGAACATCTACCGCCGCCCGGCCAATCAGTTCGTGGCCGATTTCGTCGGCAAGATCAACTTCATCCGCGGCGCCGCCTCGGACGGGCGCGTCGACTTTCCCGGCGGCCAGTGGATGGCGTACGGCGGCGAGCGGCGCGGTCCCGTGGTGGTGGCCGTGCGCCCCGAGAACATGGTCATGCGCCGCGACCGCGGCGTGCTCAAGGGGACGCTGGCCAAAGCGTATTATCTCGGCGACACCAACGACTGCCGAGTGCGCATCGGCGACGCCGACGTGCGCGTGATCGCCGCCGGGCACACCTACGGCCAGATCCCCGAGGGCGAAGAGCTGTGGCTCGACTTCGACGAATATCTCGTCTTCGAGGACGACGGCGCAGACCAGACGCGGATTTTGTCGTAG
- a CDS encoding ABC transporter permease — translation MSGGSPTIQSPGKFRIDAKALLILAIVGFLVLFNVFPMCYLVVRSFFADGSFSLAAFERIYTYKLNWEALRNTLATAGLSMVFGVLIAFPLAWLVGRTDMYGRRFFRTLFVMTYMVPPYVGAMAWLRLLNPRVGTLNVWLARLFGLAENPFNIYSIGGLVWVLTTFYYPYAFITISRAMEKMDPSLEEASKISGASPLKTVLTVTFPIMLPSIVAAGLLVFVSAASCYGIPSIIGAPGQIDTVTTRIIDYVYVGSAEGLTDATTLAVSLMLIANLVLYASTFLCGKKQYITVSGKSTRPNIVELGRWRLPVTVAVALFALVVVALPFATVAMTSFTKNLGKALTASNFTTRYWHILFTRKGILDTAKNSFVAASAAATAGMAISCAMAWLLTRTQAKGRRIPDFLITLGSGTPSVVIALALIMTMSGRFGVNIYNTLTIMIVAYMIKYLLMGMRTVVSAMSQIHPSLEEASLISGAGWLRSFKDVTLPLIAPSIVAGWFLIFMPSFYELTMSTLLYSTDTKTIGYELFTYQTYHSQQTAAAIATGILTLVIAVNWILNKLTKGEFSI, via the coding sequence GTGAGCGGGGGTTCGCCAACGATACAAAGTCCGGGAAAGTTCCGCATCGACGCGAAGGCGCTGCTGATCCTCGCGATCGTCGGCTTTCTGGTTCTGTTCAACGTGTTTCCGATGTGCTATCTGGTCGTCCGTTCGTTCTTCGCCGACGGCTCGTTCTCGCTCGCCGCGTTCGAGCGCATCTACACGTACAAGCTGAACTGGGAGGCGCTGCGCAACACGCTGGCGACGGCGGGGCTGTCGATGGTCTTCGGCGTGCTGATCGCCTTTCCGCTGGCATGGCTGGTGGGGCGCACCGACATGTACGGGCGCCGTTTCTTCCGCACGCTGTTCGTGATGACCTACATGGTGCCGCCCTACGTAGGGGCGATGGCCTGGCTGCGGCTGCTCAATCCGCGCGTGGGCACGCTGAACGTGTGGCTGGCGCGTCTTTTCGGACTGGCGGAAAATCCGTTCAACATCTACAGCATCGGCGGGCTGGTCTGGGTGCTGACGACGTTCTACTATCCCTACGCCTTCATCACCATCTCGCGCGCCATGGAGAAGATGGATCCTTCGCTGGAAGAGGCGTCGAAGATCTCGGGCGCTTCGCCGCTGAAGACGGTGCTGACGGTGACGTTCCCGATCATGCTGCCGTCGATCGTCGCCGCGGGGCTGCTGGTCTTCGTCTCGGCGGCGTCGTGCTACGGCATCCCTTCGATCATCGGCGCGCCGGGGCAGATCGACACGGTGACGACGCGCATCATCGACTACGTTTACGTGGGCTCGGCGGAAGGGCTGACGGACGCCACGACGCTGGCGGTGTCGCTGATGCTGATCGCCAATCTGGTGCTCTACGCGTCGACGTTCCTGTGCGGCAAGAAACAGTACATCACCGTGTCGGGCAAGTCGACGCGCCCCAACATCGTCGAGCTGGGACGCTGGCGGCTGCCGGTGACGGTCGCCGTGGCGCTGTTCGCGCTGGTCGTGGTGGCGCTGCCGTTCGCCACGGTGGCGATGACGTCGTTCACGAAGAATCTCGGCAAGGCGCTGACGGCCTCCAACTTCACGACGCGCTACTGGCACATCCTCTTCACGCGCAAAGGCATCCTCGACACGGCCAAAAACAGTTTCGTCGCCGCGTCGGCGGCGGCCACGGCGGGCATGGCGATCTCCTGCGCGATGGCCTGGCTGCTGACGCGCACGCAGGCGAAGGGGCGGCGCATCCCCGACTTTCTGATCACGCTCGGCAGCGGCACGCCCAGCGTGGTTATCGCCCTGGCGCTGATCATGACGATGTCGGGGCGCTTCGGCGTCAACATCTACAACACGCTGACGATCATGATCGTCGCCTACATGATCAAGTACCTGCTGATGGGCATGCGCACGGTGGTGTCGGCCATGAGCCAGATCCACCCGTCGCTGGAAGAAGCGTCGCTGATCTCCGGCGCGGGCTGGCTGCGCAGCTTCAAAGACGTGACGCTGCCGCTGATCGCGCCGTCGATCGTGGCGGGGTGGTTCTTGATCTTCATGCCCAGCTTCTACGAGCTGACCATGTCGACGCTGCTCTACTCCACCGACACCAAGACGATTGGCTACGAGTTGTTCACCTATCAGACCTACCACAGCCAGCAGACCGCCGCGGCCATCGCCACGGGCATTCTGACCCTCGTGATCGCCGTCAACTGGATACTCAACAAGCTCACCAAGGGCGAGTTCTCGATTTAG